The Phaseolus vulgaris cultivar G19833 chromosome 5, P. vulgaris v2.0, whole genome shotgun sequence genomic interval tgatCTCTTAGTTAGTTTGCATTGTTCTAATTAGTTTCTTgagcgcatgattcaagagagaggagataaacattcccatggagtatacgcaaggaacaaagtgggtattgattaaactagtagacgcatgctttaatAGTGAGTTTAAGTTGAATCAGATTGACGCATGTTCAATCTAGTTTAGCTCTATGTGAGAATTGAAGGATGATAATCTTTATATGACCTATGCAAAATTcattggtggaagaacttggggatcaaccgttttttatttgttgttttaatcttttttatattttttgcaacTACTTTAACtccttttttattgttattgttattgctaacttttattgcttgtaGATATATtctaaatactaatttattgatttcactattggattcgttgggagacgattAGAGGTCATCTGACCACTTCTATGCTATCATCTCTCTAGCGTTAGACAGGTTTACGCTAAAGTCCTCTTAATTTGACATCAAAACAACAAGTATCACTCTTGCAATTATTTTGTTGTCACACTCTCTCTTAATGACATACAATGAAACAACCTCATTTGTAGAGACATGACCCTATTTCCTTTATGTTTCCAGTCTCTATCAAATTAGTTTTTCATCAAGTATATTATTAAATCACATTCAGGTTCAATGCCCAAAATCTATTTCACATTAGTTCATTCTaatgttacctaattttttaatagaatgATATCAAAGAAATGAAGGGGGCTGTGTATCTAACCATTTCACAAATGACTAGACGAGAAATtgatttaacaatttttaaaagaatttttaatgtaattggtTTTGCTATAAGCATAAGGAAACTTTAAGGATGCATTGCTTTTGTGATGGTGACTATGCTGGAAACTAGGTGGAGAGTGCCCCCTTTATGAAAGGAAAccaaatttcaaatttcctGAGTCAACAAGAAGAAAGGAACCATTGCACTATTAAATGCAAAAGTGAAATATAATATGAAGTGGAAGTTGTTGCACTCAGCTCCTCTGAGTATCACTCTAATATCTCAGAGTAAATTTATTTCACTACTATGGAATGAAAAGGTTAGTGTGAAGTCTTTCACCCTTGGTTGGTTGGTGATGAAGTGTTATCCTTGTGATCACAAATCACGTATGTGGAGAAGAAGGCATTGAATGATTGAAAAAGACTAATCTATCGACTAGCTGTCACACAGCCTTGAACTAGTGTTCTCTTGTTTCATTATTTTCTGTCAAACACATCCTATGCCACAAAATTGAAGCATCTATCTTTTTCCAAGCCATGGGCCTCCCACATTAAGATATTTACTAAAGGAActacaaaacaaaaacacatCTCATAATACATGCCCACCACCAAGTTCTAATGCCAATTTCCTGGTTTTGCTTATTCTCTTCAGGATCAATTTTATTCATTGAAATAATTAATCACCCTCTTGTGATTGTAGGAATCGGAATCTAAAACCTCCAACATGGTCCTTTGGAAAATTAATATTGCAAATATAGGTATGAAGTAAACtatattgttttaataaattaaaaaattccaaatataagaataaaagaaCATGTATATAATCTTTTTGtacccaattttttttaaaaaaaacatacattacttattttatatttgatcGATGTAAATGTTCTCTATCAACAGAAACAGTACCTACGCAGTTCTTTTTCATCCAAAGTACAATCTCTTCAATGAATTACACATCTGCATTTGACTTATGTCCAACTACGAAAACTTGTAGGCACATAAATTTCAAACTTAACCAACCTCATTCATaaacatatcaaataaaaaGAATTGCAAGGAAAATAACACCAAGATTGGCCGATCAGAAAACCAAAGGAACAGATCCAAGAATCCTTCGGAAATAATCATTGCTCAAAATCATCTAAGATCAAAGTTCAATCGAACACCATAGACCCCACAATCATGAACATATTCATATTAGTTATCCTCAAATCCAATCCGTTCAAATATTCTGTCAATATAGACAATACCCAtacaagtttattttttatcctAAGTACAATCTCTACCATAAATTATAGATTTGCATTTAACTTTagtccaatgaagagctatATGCAGATCTATATGGACAACCACATTCTTTTATACAACCACATTACAACTcccaatactattattttaatacttttttatatcatttaattacaaatttactctttattatatatatttatttctaaacctATCAAGATGTATAGTTGTCACAATATCATTTTCCTATACagatatatttcaaatttaaccAACCATTCAGaagcatataaaataaaaggacTTCGAGGAAAAGAACACAGATTGGCCGCTGAGGAAAGCAAAAAAACATACGAGCAAAACTCCTCCGAAAATGGACATTGTTCATGAACAAAGCTCAGTACATCACCATAGATGCCACAAAACCATCTTATTTTGAAACGTATCCTCTGCTAAGCCTCTACATGAGCAACAATTATCATTGTACCTCAATCCATCGTTGGCTGAAACTCAACCATAACAATAATTAAAGCATAAACTTCAAAGGAATGAGTGAACCGCTCGATGTATTTGCTCAAGCATCATTAAGAGCAAGGACACCAGGGAGTGGCTTCCCCTCAAGAAGCTCTAAGCTGGCACCACCACCAGTGGAGATGTGGCTCATCTTATCTGCAAGTCCAGCCTTCTCCACAGCAGCCACAGAGTCACCTCCTCCAATGATGGTTGTTACTCCCTTGCCACTCAGCTCTGCCAGTTTCTTAGCTATGGCCTGTGCACAAAAGGATATAGTCACTTATCACAAAAGAGTCCAGTTGCTAGTTATAAAAGTTGAAGTAGCAGATTTTAAGGCTTATTCATCAGTGCATGCAAAACTCCGCAGACTCGTCACTTAATCAAGAAAAAGGTTTTACCAGGACTGCAATAAGGGTTTTATAGATAGAAAAACATATCAAGAAATGATAACTGAAATTCTAGATCATACACTCATGGTCAAATTTAGAAGATAAGGTTTATGGATTTTTACTAGTATCATTCCCTTCTTATATAAGCATTTTGACATTTCACAGTGAACAAGAATTTTCACTTATCACATTCCTTTCATACATATCATTGTGACATTTCACAGTAAACAAGTTTTTCACTGATGGCATTACCTTTTTaagcatatattaatattaaataaatataaatatatagcaATATTAATGCAGGTGCAAAAATAAAAggcaaaatttatatttttaacgaTAAACTCTCAAATATTAAtactatgaaaaaaaattatattatactaATATAATTTTCAAACCTATGTAGCCACATGAAACAAGTACAAGAAAATAGATTGAAACAAGTGTTGACTATTTGCTTGAAAGATACAAAGCACTGTCAATCCATATTGTTGGAGATCACATTTAATTGTTTCACTTATTTGGATTATCCTTTCAAAATTATAATGGATGATTTACTATATTTTATCATTCATACCTCTGTTCCTGCGGCAAACTTCTCAAACTCAAAAACACCCATTGGTCCATTCCAAATGACAGTTTGAGTGGCATCCAATGCTTCACTAAATGTCTTGATAGAATCAGGACCAATATCCAATCCCATCCACCCATCGGGGATGCTTGACGCTGAAACAGTCTGAGAACACATAAATAAAGTTAAAAGGGTATCTCAACACTTGAAACACTACTAGTTATAAGTGCATTGGAATGTGGGAAGTGAGTAATATGAACACTCTAATCGTGGATTTCACACATTTTCCCTAGTCCCTGGTTGATCATTTGTTTAAAGAGAGTCTTCCCATGACAAAGGGAGGGGGTGTAAATTGTTAAGAACACCATACTAAACCAAACTCACAAAAATCTAGTACCTTGCTGTTAGCATCAGCAGCAAACTTGTCTGCTATGACCACATCAGTTGGAAGCAACAAAGAAACCCCTTTAGCCTTGGCCTTCTCAAGAAGTGAAGTTGCAAGGTCTAGTTTATCTTCTTCCACAAGAGATGACCCAACGGAAAGACCCTGGGCCTTGTAAAAGGTAAAGATCATTCCTCCACCAAGCAATAGAACATTAACTTTCTCCAACAAGGATTCAATAACTCCAATCTTAGAAGACACCTTTGACCCACCCACAATAGCAGCAAATGGTCTCTTGGGGTTAGACACGGCTCCAACTAGATAATCAAGCTCCTGAAACAATTAAACAAATAACAGATTAATCAACTGCATAGATTACATTGGTTAGCTAACATATATAATGGAGCTAGCGATTACTTCCTACAAACCTTCTGCATAAGGAATCCTGCAACAGCAGGCTTCAAATATTTGGCCACTCCTTCTGTGGAAGCATGAGCTCTGTGGGCAGTGCCAAatgcatcattcacatagacatCAGCAAGAGAAGCCAGCTTCTTTGCAAACTCAGGatcattcttctcttcctctttgtagAATCTAACATTCTCTAGAAGTAAAACACCACCTTCTGGAAGTCCTGCAACCAACTTCTCAACTTCCTCACCAATGCAGTCATTTGCAATCTTAACCTATAATCAAGACACAGTGGCACAATAAAGTAACAGTAAATCCAGTTAACAAAAAGGGGAATATCTGAACAAAAAAAATACTAGAACAGTTAGGAGGCAAACCTCAATTCCTAAAAGTTGAGACAACCTTGGCACAAGAGGCTTCAAACTGTATTTGGGTGTAACACCTTTTGGACGTCCCTGGAAACAGAATAGTCAAGGCAAAATCACGTTTCAAGTCACTAATACTCACATCACACTTATATGTTAACTCAATAACTAATACCCCACAACTATATTCATTAGAAAACAATCATTTCAAATTGACATGTTTCACAGATCTCATTAAATAACAAGCATCACTATGCGTAACAATTAAGTTTTTTCCCTTTCAGATTCAAATcctcaataaataaaaaataaatatatagacAGTGAAAGACATGGCTTTCCCAGTTACTATCAATTAAACAAACACACATAGCCAATAAAGAATCAACGAAAAACCACAAGAGTAACAAAACCTTAAATCCAACGAAAACACAAACCCAGATTCCAAATCATTCCTACGCTAAAGCAAAACACCCAGACACAtaaaaacaatgaaaaataGTCACAAATACCATACCAAATGACTAGAGAGGATCACTTTGGCACCATAACCAGTCAAGTACTTGATGGTGGGAACAGCAGCACGGACTCTAGTGTCATCGGTGATGTTTAAGTTATCATCCAAAGGCACGTTCAGATCGACCCTAACGAACACCCTTTTCCCCTTCAAATCACCCTCCTTCAACGTTCCCACGCTCCTCTTCGTCGCCATTATCCGAAAATCTGCACAAGCCCAAATCCAAAACCAGTAAGGGATCAGAACCCTGAAGAGGAAACACAGGAAAAAACCAAACTTTGGGGGCGAAACTCACGAAAGGTAAGGTGGAAATATCGGTGTAGTGTAGCAGAGATCAGATTCAGACGAGGTGCGTGTAGGAAGGTTCTAGAAAATTTATAGAGGTTGGTGGCACCCGTGTGTATGGCACGTGTGAGGGGTTGTAGCTTGTTTTGCGCTCTTTagtgaaacttttttttttctgggtgGCACTGTGGGCGCAGTGGAACTATAAAAGTGGAATCTGAGGACCAAATGTGGAGATTTGAATGCTAGAAAACATGGCAGTATTTTCAGCCCAACGTTTTTGCCCCTTTTCTGGGTCCATTGTTTGATGAAGATGCTCCAATTACCACTCAATCTTAAAACATTAGGCTTAACTTAAGTCATTTTCttaatatacaattttaatttaaatattagaaaTTGTACTGGGTTTAGGGTTAAACCTAATTCAACTTCTGGCTTATTgcactcatttatatatataataaaatatcttcATCGACTAAATGTATATCTCTAATAttatatcaaattttaattacataattaatattttttaattttttaaaatattaaaaaaaattggtttatgtCTAActactaacaaaaaaaaatattacatatttaTAAGTGTGAGGTTTGTAAATAAGAGGCACAGTGTTAAGAGTCACGGTTTCATCTTTTATTCCACTTTTCAACGAAGCTTCTTTTCGTTTCCTTACACTACTACTTTTCTAATGGTCACCCACCAGTTTGTATTAAAActgtttaattttgaaaaattaaataaccaAATCTAcagttaaaattttataaaaaccaAATTTACATCATCGCAAAACTATACAGATCAAAATGTATTTAAtgctaaaaattatttattaaaactttaattttaaaactattatgATATCTAaacgtataatttttaaatcttattTATCTTAATTCTCTATGTCTTTTCAATGTTATTAAAcattttacaaaaaattaacttcaatgataatattattaatttgattttgaacTTTGTTTTGTAGGTTTTATCTATATTAATGTGATTTTCAATATAACgttcatataatatttttgagTCTGAATATAACAtcttttttaagatatttttttaagttttactcTTCCATAAAACTTACACTTTCATGATTTTGTATTTATACTTTAataagtattatttttatatgataaaaagtatttaaatttttatgacTCAcgatcttaaatttaaaattttctcaTCTTACACCACCACAATGTAATAAAGATTTAGTTTAATTACCGTTTTCTCTTTATATTTAggattaatatttaatttactagaatagttctttaaaaaaataatttggtcccaaattttttttaaaagtatgtAATGTGGTTCTTTTGTTATATTTTCATCAACGACATTAATTGTCAATGATTTGGCACACACAATGTCATTGGTATGTAAACATGAATTGTGTAGTTATGACACATGGTATGTCCACGTAGGCACCATCGTTTAGGATTTTATCTTCTTGGTGGCGGCAGTTCTGGTGGGTCTGCGACAACTACTGTGATGGTGAAGCCAGGGGAGGGAGTGACAACTAGGGTTTCATTGGAAGGATAGTAGATGGAAATGAAATGGGTCATCAGCATCATCACCCAACAATTCAAATGATTGGCAGTGGCCATTTGGAAACACAACccttatcagaaaaaaaaaactaacaaaactTACTGAAGTAGGGTTTCATGGTTGATTTGAGATGGaaagtgaagatgaaatgaGAAAATGAAGAGTGGAGAAAGGGAGTGAAGAACAAAACCCTAGCCGTAGGggaagagagagaagagagtaTTTCCTCTCTTTCACAACCACGTACACCCCCATACAACAACAACTATGTTGCTCCCCTCCATTAACTCCACCACCACAGCCGTTGCAGACTCATCACATTCCACCATCGTCGTTGCAGACTCATCCCATTCCACCACCACAGTCACTGCCACGAAGAAGATAAAATCCTAAACGTTGGTGCCTACGGGACATACCATGTGTCCTAATTGTACATGATGTGATGTGCAATTAGATTGTtccatgatgtgagttgattttagaatgTTCCTTTTtagaggtgacactttacttatgattgagatttttaacaagtatatggtgagacctagggaagatccccattggacacgaacttaaccaagttgttaagtaagtgtgaagattCACTTCCAAAGACAAAGAGGAAAATCAAAATAAGGTGATAGTGATGATGCATTGCGAAAATGGAAAGACATGAAAGGAAACAATCAAGATGGCCATGGTCGAATGCTAATTGGAAGAACAACACAAGAACACAAAGGAAAACCGAATTATAACAAGTATAAAACACAAGAATAAAGTGGCGTAATGGAAATGAAGGAAAAGGATGgaagaagaaagcttatggtgtGAACATGAGAAgggacacgccacttggagtatggtttcctccaagatgagtgtagaggaccgccacttgagagctctcaactcattcaagataagacctaatgCTTAGAGTAACCAagtctcacacaatttgtgcaaagttttccttcttctataaaattcaacatgaaaaatacaaggagtatgacactctatttataggaatgggtggcttgaaaaacaagaaaagcaagggcaTGATTGGAAGAGAAAGTGGGGCGGCCAAAGGGGTTGACTTAGGTCAAAACCGCCCCTTTGGCTTAgtcttctagaaggtagggcAACCTTCCTAAACCTAGatgccttgtcttgaaaaagtggGCTTGGTGCAAGCCCATTTCGCTAAGGATACTCCCTTTTATTCTCTATGAACCACACTCTAGCTTATTATATTATTTGGATCCCCAAaatgagcccaaattatttacgaGAATGTTTTTGTGGAAAACAAGAAGGAAGAGCTTCTGATATTTTGGTTTGTATTTGGTTCTTCTTCTACTAATGCTTTCTTGAGGTTTCGTGGGGTCTAACTTTGTATACTGAGATGATTAACATATTTGTGAAGTGTTTGTTGGACCTTTAATTATTTGTTGATTTGTATCACTATGTAGACATACCATGTGTCCTAATTGCACAGTCCACACCTGCATACCAATGACACTATATGTTCAAATCATCAACACTTAACGTCGTCgatggaaatttaaaaaaagagaCCAAATTgcatagtttttttaaaaaccttGGGTccttattgatttttttataaaatcactATAGTAAGTGAATAGTGACCCTAAATGTAGGGaccaaaaaggtaattaaacttaaatattttttcagcCATATCCATTGCAAGGGTTTGTTAGAATAAAGTAACCCTATTTgattttgattaagtgttttATAAAGAAAGTATAAacacataattttataaaatattagatTTAGATAGACATAAGTATTTCATTTTGTTGACAGACACAAAACATCATGCTTATGTCTTGGTCTGATAAGTTTTTGCTTGGATAGGTGATAGAAACATGTGTTCTTAAGCATTTCCTGATACAATTCTAACATTATAAATGTTTATTCTACATTGCAAATAATGTTTCTTTTAAACATCTTACAAGAGAACTT includes:
- the LOC137834994 gene encoding phosphoglycerate kinase, cytosolic, whose amino-acid sequence is MATKRSVGTLKEGDLKGKRVFVRVDLNVPLDDNLNITDDTRVRAAVPTIKYLTGYGAKVILSSHLGRPKGVTPKYSLKPLVPRLSQLLGIEVKIANDCIGEEVEKLVAGLPEGGVLLLENVRFYKEEEKNDPEFAKKLASLADVYVNDAFGTAHRAHASTEGVAKYLKPAVAGFLMQKELDYLVGAVSNPKRPFAAIVGGSKVSSKIGVIESLLEKVNVLLLGGGMIFTFYKAQGLSVGSSLVEEDKLDLATSLLEKAKAKGVSLLLPTDVVIADKFAADANSKTVSASSIPDGWMGLDIGPDSIKTFSEALDATQTVIWNGPMGVFEFEKFAAGTEAIAKKLAELSGKGVTTIIGGGDSVAAVEKAGLADKMSHISTGGGASLELLEGKPLPGVLALNDA